A genome region from Manihot esculenta cultivar AM560-2 chromosome 5, M.esculenta_v8, whole genome shotgun sequence includes the following:
- the LOC122723657 gene encoding probable carboxylesterase 2 → MAPSKEISKELFPYLRVYKDGTIERYAGTEVTAAGLDSQTGVLSKDVSLITPQTTISARLYRPYFINNDQKLPLLVYFHGGAFCIASPAEPRYHHCLNQLVFQGKIIVVSVDYRLAPEHPLPAAYDDSWASLQWVFSHVDGGTGTEEWLEDYADFEQVFLAGDSAGANIAHHLALRMKDSNMQASNKKKQKLQGIAMIHPYFWGKDPIGEEANQSEKKSMVDNWWKFVCPSNKGCDDPYINPFVKGAASLKELATESVLIFVAERDILCERGKLYYENLVKSGWQGKAQIVETKGEDHVFHIFKPDCENAYLLIKRWASYINRSNIGSL, encoded by the coding sequence ATGGCTCCAAGCAAAGAAATTTCTAAAGAGCTTTTTCCTTATCTTCGAGTGTACAAGGACGGAACCATCGAGAGATATGCCGGAACAGAAGTTACGGCCGCCGGCTTAGATTCTCAAACCGGCGTTTTATCCAAAGACGTCTCCCTAATCACCCCACAGACCACCATCTCAGCCAGGCTCTACCGTCCTTATTTCATTAACAACGATCAAAAGCTTCCCCTTCTAGTCTACTTTCACGGCGGCGCGTTTTGCATAGCATCTCCTGCTGAACCCAGGTACCACCATTGCCTGAACCAGCTAGTTTTCCAGGGTAAAATCATTGTTGTCTCAGTAGATTACAGGCTAGCCCCAGAACACCCGCTCCCTGCTGCTTATGACGATTCGTGGGCTTCCCTTCAATGGGTGTTTTCCCACGTAGACGGTGGCACAGGCACTGAAGAATGGCTTGAGGATTATGCAGACTTTGAGCAAGTGTTTTTAGCAGGAGACAGCGCTGGCGCTAATATTGCACACCACTTAGCTTTACGAATGAAGGACTCAAACATGCAAGCTTCAAataagaagaagcagaagcttCAAGGCATAGCTATGATCCATCCTTATTTCTGGGGAAAAGATCCAATTGGAGAAGAAGCAAATCaaagtgaaaaaaaatcaaTGGTAGATAATTGGTGGAAGTTCGTTTGCCCTTCAAATAAAGGCTGTGATGATCCATACATAAACCCATTTGTGAAAGGAGCAGCGAGTCTTAAAGAGCTGGCGACTGAAAGTGTGCTGATCTTCGTAGCAGAGAGAGATATCTTGTGCGAAAGAGGGAAGCTTTATTATGAAAATCTGGTGAAAAGTGGGTGGCAAGGTAAAGCACAGATTGTGGAGACAAAAGGAGAAGATCATGTTTTTCATATCTTTAAACCTGACTGTGAAAATGCTTATCTTTTGATCAAACGCTGGGCTTCTTACATCAATAGGAGCAACATAGGATCTTTGTAA